One genomic segment of Tursiops truncatus isolate mTurTru1 chromosome 11, mTurTru1.mat.Y, whole genome shotgun sequence includes these proteins:
- the MFNG gene encoding beta-1,3-N-acetylglucosaminyltransferase manic fringe isoform X4 — MQCRLLRGLAGVLLTLLCMGLLSLRYYSSPSPQGVPETPGLSPPSPRPPELQLHDVFIAVKTTRAFHRSRLELLLDTWVSRTREQTFIFTDSLDEGLQERLGSHLVVTNCSAEHSHPALSCKMAAEFDAFLASGLRWFCHVDDDNYLNPRALLKLLKTFPWTRDVYIGRPSLNRPIHASEPQPNNRTRLVQFWFATGGAGFCINRKLALKMAPWASGPRFVDTSALIRLPDDCTVGYIVECKLGGHLQPSPLFHSHLETLQLLGAAQLPKQVSLPPLSTLPGYSLVPTAGGPMNPEPPGKG; from the exons ATGCAGTGCCGGCTCCTCCGGGGCCTGGCTGGAGtcctcctcacccttctgtgCATGGGGCTCCTCTCCCTACGGTACTACTCCAGCCCATCCCCGCAGGGCGTGCCGGAGACCCCCGGGCTGAGCCCGCCAAGCCCTCGGCCGCCGGAGCTGCAGCTGCACGATGTCTTCATCGCAGTCAAGACAACCCGGGCCTTCCACCGCTCCCGCCTGGAGCTGCTGCTCGACACGTGGGTCTCCAGGACCAGGGAACAG aCGTTCATCTTCACCGACAGCCTGGATGAAGGCCTCCAGGAGAGACTGG GGTCCCACCTCGTGGTCACCAACTGCTCTGCGGAGCACAGCCACCCTGCCCTGTCCTGCAAGATGGCTGCTGAGTTTGATGCCTTCTTGGCCAGCGGACTGAG GTGGTTCTGTCATGTGGATGACGACAACTATCTGAACCCGAGGGCGCTGCTGAAGCTGCTAAAAACCTTCCCGTGGACCCGCGACGTCTACATCGGCCGGCCCAGCCTGAACCGGCCTATCCACGCTTCTGAGCCGCAGCCGAACAACCGCACG AGGCTGGTACAGTTCTGGTTTGCCACCGGGGGCGCCGGCTTCTGCATCAACCGCaaactggctttgaagatggccCCATGGGCCAG TGGCCCCCGCTTCGTGGACACATCTGCCCTCATCCGGCTGCCTGATGACTGCACTGTGGGCTACATCGTCGAGTGCAAGCTGGGCGGCCACCTGCAGCCCAGCCCTCTCTTCCACTCCCACCTGGAGACCCTGCAGCTGCTGGGGGCTGCCCAGCTCCCAAAGCAG GTTTCGCTCCCTCCATTGTCTACTCTACCCGGATACTCCCTGGTGCCCACAGCTGGTGGCCCGATGAACCCTGAACCTCCGGGCAAAGGTTGA
- the MFNG gene encoding beta-1,3-N-acetylglucosaminyltransferase manic fringe isoform X2, protein MQCRLLRGLAGVLLTLLCMGLLSLRYYSSPSPQGVPETPGLSPPSPRPPELQLHDVFIAVKTTRAFHRSRLELLLDTWVSRTREQTFIFTDSLDEGLQERLGSHLVVTNCSAEHSHPALSCKMAAEFDAFLASGLRWFCHVDDDNYLNPRALLKLLKTFPWTRDVYIGRPSLNRPIHASEPQPNNRTRLVQFWFATGGAGFCINRKLALKMAPWASGPRFVDTSALIRLPDDCTVGYIVECKLGGHLQPSPLFHSHLETLQLLGAAQLPKQVTLSYGVFEGKLNVIKLHGPFSPEEDSSRFRSLHCLLYPDTPWCPQLVAR, encoded by the exons ATGCAGTGCCGGCTCCTCCGGGGCCTGGCTGGAGtcctcctcacccttctgtgCATGGGGCTCCTCTCCCTACGGTACTACTCCAGCCCATCCCCGCAGGGCGTGCCGGAGACCCCCGGGCTGAGCCCGCCAAGCCCTCGGCCGCCGGAGCTGCAGCTGCACGATGTCTTCATCGCAGTCAAGACAACCCGGGCCTTCCACCGCTCCCGCCTGGAGCTGCTGCTCGACACGTGGGTCTCCAGGACCAGGGAACAG aCGTTCATCTTCACCGACAGCCTGGATGAAGGCCTCCAGGAGAGACTGG GGTCCCACCTCGTGGTCACCAACTGCTCTGCGGAGCACAGCCACCCTGCCCTGTCCTGCAAGATGGCTGCTGAGTTTGATGCCTTCTTGGCCAGCGGACTGAG GTGGTTCTGTCATGTGGATGACGACAACTATCTGAACCCGAGGGCGCTGCTGAAGCTGCTAAAAACCTTCCCGTGGACCCGCGACGTCTACATCGGCCGGCCCAGCCTGAACCGGCCTATCCACGCTTCTGAGCCGCAGCCGAACAACCGCACG AGGCTGGTACAGTTCTGGTTTGCCACCGGGGGCGCCGGCTTCTGCATCAACCGCaaactggctttgaagatggccCCATGGGCCAG TGGCCCCCGCTTCGTGGACACATCTGCCCTCATCCGGCTGCCTGATGACTGCACTGTGGGCTACATCGTCGAGTGCAAGCTGGGCGGCCACCTGCAGCCCAGCCCTCTCTTCCACTCCCACCTGGAGACCCTGCAGCTGCTGGGGGCTGCCCAGCTCCCAAAGCAG GTCACCCTCAGCTATGGCGTCTTTGAGGGGAAACTCAACGTCATTAAGCTCCATGGCCCCTTCTCCCCTGAGGAGGACTCCTCCAG GTTTCGCTCCCTCCATTGTCTACTCTACCCGGATACTCCCTGGTGCCCACAGCTGGTGGCCCGATGA
- the MFNG gene encoding beta-1,3-N-acetylglucosaminyltransferase manic fringe isoform X5, whose protein sequence is MSSSQSRQPGPSTAPAWSCCSTRGSPGPGNRRSSSPTAWMKASRRDWVTLGSHLVVTNCSAEHSHPALSCKMAAEFDAFLASGLRWFCHVDDDNYLNPRALLKLLKTFPWTRDVYIGRPSLNRPIHASEPQPNNRTRLVQFWFATGGAGFCINRKLALKMAPWARIGAAVEGRKHFFLISLSSASVSWWLAAVAPASWTHLPSSGCLMTALWATSSSASWAATCSPALSSTPTWRPCSCWGLPSSQSRSPSAMASLRGNSTSLSSMAPSPLRRTPPGFAPSIVYSTRILPGAHSWWPDEP, encoded by the exons ATGTCTTCATCGCAGTCAAGACAACCCGGGCCTTCCACCGCTCCCGCCTGGAGCTGCTGCTCGACACGTGGGTCTCCAGGACCAGGGAACAG aCGTTCATCTTCACCGACAGCCTGGATGAAGGCCTCCAGGAGAGACTGGGTAACTCTGG GGTCCCACCTCGTGGTCACCAACTGCTCTGCGGAGCACAGCCACCCTGCCCTGTCCTGCAAGATGGCTGCTGAGTTTGATGCCTTCTTGGCCAGCGGACTGAG GTGGTTCTGTCATGTGGATGACGACAACTATCTGAACCCGAGGGCGCTGCTGAAGCTGCTAAAAACCTTCCCGTGGACCCGCGACGTCTACATCGGCCGGCCCAGCCTGAACCGGCCTATCCACGCTTCTGAGCCGCAGCCGAACAACCGCACG AGGCTGGTACAGTTCTGGTTTGCCACCGGGGGCGCCGGCTTCTGCATCAACCGCaaactggctttgaagatggccCCATGGGCCAG AATCGGGGCTGCTGTTGAGGGCAGGAAGcatttctttctcatctctttgTCCTCAGCCTCTGTGTCATGGTGGCTGGCAGCAG TGGCCCCCGCTTCGTGGACACATCTGCCCTCATCCGGCTGCCTGATGACTGCACTGTGGGCTACATCGTCGAGTGCAAGCTGGGCGGCCACCTGCAGCCCAGCCCTCTCTTCCACTCCCACCTGGAGACCCTGCAGCTGCTGGGGGCTGCCCAGCTCCCAAAGCAG GTCACCCTCAGCTATGGCGTCTTTGAGGGGAAACTCAACGTCATTAAGCTCCATGGCCCCTTCTCCCCTGAGGAGGACTCCTCCAG GTTTCGCTCCCTCCATTGTCTACTCTACCCGGATACTCCCTGGTGCCCACAGCTGGTGGCCCGATGAACCCTGA
- the MFNG gene encoding beta-1,3-N-acetylglucosaminyltransferase manic fringe isoform X6 → MKASRRDWVTLGSHLVVTNCSAEHSHPALSCKMAAEFDAFLASGLRWFCHVDDDNYLNPRALLKLLKTFPWTRDVYIGRPSLNRPIHASEPQPNNRTRLVQFWFATGGAGFCINRKLALKMAPWARIGAAVEGRKHFFLISLSSASVSWWLAAVAPASWTHLPSSGCLMTALWATSSSASWAATCSPALSSTPTWRPCSCWGLPSSQSRSPSAMASLRGNSTSLSSMAPSPLRRTPPGFAPSIVYSTRILPGAHSWWPDEP, encoded by the exons ATGAAGGCCTCCAGGAGAGACTGGGTAACTCTGG GGTCCCACCTCGTGGTCACCAACTGCTCTGCGGAGCACAGCCACCCTGCCCTGTCCTGCAAGATGGCTGCTGAGTTTGATGCCTTCTTGGCCAGCGGACTGAG GTGGTTCTGTCATGTGGATGACGACAACTATCTGAACCCGAGGGCGCTGCTGAAGCTGCTAAAAACCTTCCCGTGGACCCGCGACGTCTACATCGGCCGGCCCAGCCTGAACCGGCCTATCCACGCTTCTGAGCCGCAGCCGAACAACCGCACG AGGCTGGTACAGTTCTGGTTTGCCACCGGGGGCGCCGGCTTCTGCATCAACCGCaaactggctttgaagatggccCCATGGGCCAG AATCGGGGCTGCTGTTGAGGGCAGGAAGcatttctttctcatctctttgTCCTCAGCCTCTGTGTCATGGTGGCTGGCAGCAG TGGCCCCCGCTTCGTGGACACATCTGCCCTCATCCGGCTGCCTGATGACTGCACTGTGGGCTACATCGTCGAGTGCAAGCTGGGCGGCCACCTGCAGCCCAGCCCTCTCTTCCACTCCCACCTGGAGACCCTGCAGCTGCTGGGGGCTGCCCAGCTCCCAAAGCAG GTCACCCTCAGCTATGGCGTCTTTGAGGGGAAACTCAACGTCATTAAGCTCCATGGCCCCTTCTCCCCTGAGGAGGACTCCTCCAG GTTTCGCTCCCTCCATTGTCTACTCTACCCGGATACTCCCTGGTGCCCACAGCTGGTGGCCCGATGAACCCTGA
- the MFNG gene encoding beta-1,3-N-acetylglucosaminyltransferase manic fringe isoform X3: protein MQCRLLRGLAGVLLTLLCMGLLSLRYYSSPSPQGVPETPGLSPPSPRPPELQLHDVFIAVKTTRAFHRSRLELLLDTWVSRTREQTFIFTDSLDEGLQERLGSHLVVTNCSAEHSHPALSCKMAAEFDAFLASGLRWFCHVDDDNYLNPRALLKLLKTFPWTRDVYIGRPSLNRPIHASEPQPNNRTRLVQFWFATGGAGFCINRKLALKMAPWARIGAAVEGRKHFFLISLSSASVSWWLAAVAPASWTHLPSSGCLMTALWATSSSASWAATCSPALSSTPTWRPCSCWGLPSSQSRFRSLHCLLYPDTPWCPQLVAR, encoded by the exons ATGCAGTGCCGGCTCCTCCGGGGCCTGGCTGGAGtcctcctcacccttctgtgCATGGGGCTCCTCTCCCTACGGTACTACTCCAGCCCATCCCCGCAGGGCGTGCCGGAGACCCCCGGGCTGAGCCCGCCAAGCCCTCGGCCGCCGGAGCTGCAGCTGCACGATGTCTTCATCGCAGTCAAGACAACCCGGGCCTTCCACCGCTCCCGCCTGGAGCTGCTGCTCGACACGTGGGTCTCCAGGACCAGGGAACAG aCGTTCATCTTCACCGACAGCCTGGATGAAGGCCTCCAGGAGAGACTGG GGTCCCACCTCGTGGTCACCAACTGCTCTGCGGAGCACAGCCACCCTGCCCTGTCCTGCAAGATGGCTGCTGAGTTTGATGCCTTCTTGGCCAGCGGACTGAG GTGGTTCTGTCATGTGGATGACGACAACTATCTGAACCCGAGGGCGCTGCTGAAGCTGCTAAAAACCTTCCCGTGGACCCGCGACGTCTACATCGGCCGGCCCAGCCTGAACCGGCCTATCCACGCTTCTGAGCCGCAGCCGAACAACCGCACG AGGCTGGTACAGTTCTGGTTTGCCACCGGGGGCGCCGGCTTCTGCATCAACCGCaaactggctttgaagatggccCCATGGGCCAG AATCGGGGCTGCTGTTGAGGGCAGGAAGcatttctttctcatctctttgTCCTCAGCCTCTGTGTCATGGTGGCTGGCAGCAG TGGCCCCCGCTTCGTGGACACATCTGCCCTCATCCGGCTGCCTGATGACTGCACTGTGGGCTACATCGTCGAGTGCAAGCTGGGCGGCCACCTGCAGCCCAGCCCTCTCTTCCACTCCCACCTGGAGACCCTGCAGCTGCTGGGGGCTGCCCAGCTCCCAAAGCAG GTTTCGCTCCCTCCATTGTCTACTCTACCCGGATACTCCCTGGTGCCCACAGCTGGTGGCCCGATGA
- the MFNG gene encoding beta-1,3-N-acetylglucosaminyltransferase manic fringe isoform X1 → MQCRLLRGLAGVLLTLLCMGLLSLRYYSSPSPQGVPETPGLSPPSPRPPELQLHDVFIAVKTTRAFHRSRLELLLDTWVSRTREQTFIFTDSLDEGLQERLGSHLVVTNCSAEHSHPALSCKMAAEFDAFLASGLRWFCHVDDDNYLNPRALLKLLKTFPWTRDVYIGRPSLNRPIHASEPQPNNRTRLVQFWFATGGAGFCINRKLALKMAPWARIGAAVEGRKHFFLISLSSASVSWWLAAVAPASWTHLPSSGCLMTALWATSSSASWAATCSPALSSTPTWRPCSCWGLPSSQSRSPSAMASLRGNSTSLSSMAPSPLRRTPPGFAPSIVYSTRILPGAHSWWPDEP, encoded by the exons ATGCAGTGCCGGCTCCTCCGGGGCCTGGCTGGAGtcctcctcacccttctgtgCATGGGGCTCCTCTCCCTACGGTACTACTCCAGCCCATCCCCGCAGGGCGTGCCGGAGACCCCCGGGCTGAGCCCGCCAAGCCCTCGGCCGCCGGAGCTGCAGCTGCACGATGTCTTCATCGCAGTCAAGACAACCCGGGCCTTCCACCGCTCCCGCCTGGAGCTGCTGCTCGACACGTGGGTCTCCAGGACCAGGGAACAG aCGTTCATCTTCACCGACAGCCTGGATGAAGGCCTCCAGGAGAGACTGG GGTCCCACCTCGTGGTCACCAACTGCTCTGCGGAGCACAGCCACCCTGCCCTGTCCTGCAAGATGGCTGCTGAGTTTGATGCCTTCTTGGCCAGCGGACTGAG GTGGTTCTGTCATGTGGATGACGACAACTATCTGAACCCGAGGGCGCTGCTGAAGCTGCTAAAAACCTTCCCGTGGACCCGCGACGTCTACATCGGCCGGCCCAGCCTGAACCGGCCTATCCACGCTTCTGAGCCGCAGCCGAACAACCGCACG AGGCTGGTACAGTTCTGGTTTGCCACCGGGGGCGCCGGCTTCTGCATCAACCGCaaactggctttgaagatggccCCATGGGCCAG AATCGGGGCTGCTGTTGAGGGCAGGAAGcatttctttctcatctctttgTCCTCAGCCTCTGTGTCATGGTGGCTGGCAGCAG TGGCCCCCGCTTCGTGGACACATCTGCCCTCATCCGGCTGCCTGATGACTGCACTGTGGGCTACATCGTCGAGTGCAAGCTGGGCGGCCACCTGCAGCCCAGCCCTCTCTTCCACTCCCACCTGGAGACCCTGCAGCTGCTGGGGGCTGCCCAGCTCCCAAAGCAG GTCACCCTCAGCTATGGCGTCTTTGAGGGGAAACTCAACGTCATTAAGCTCCATGGCCCCTTCTCCCCTGAGGAGGACTCCTCCAG GTTTCGCTCCCTCCATTGTCTACTCTACCCGGATACTCCCTGGTGCCCACAGCTGGTGGCCCGATGAACCCTGA